The region CTCAGTGTTAGAAGGAGACGGGAAACAGGAAGCAGGAGGCAGGGGAAAATCTATATTCCTGTCTCCTGTTTCCTGCCTCCTGTCTCCTAATGGATAACCGCTACACTCGAAGGAAATTTGAGCGAATCTGGTTGATTCAATGGCTATCTCGGGAGTTAGAGGAAACAGATAAACCCCCGGGTAATTCAAAGCCTGCTCAAACCATTCTTCCAATGGACATGGTAGCTCTAAACGATCGTACTCGACCAGCTTGGCTATCTCCCAACACGAAATCGCGCTAACGCCAATTACATCTTTCTCGTGTGCGGCAATTACCTCAATTTGGGTCTGGGTGAGGTATTCTGTTCCATGGACCCACCAAACCCAGATGTGCGTATCGAGCACAATCATCGCAACACTTCCCAATCATTCTCAGCGACGCTCTCAAACGGTTCGAGATAGCGAATTGGCTTACCTCGCAGAGAATAAAGTTCCTCTTTTTTGAGTTCGTGAGAGCGGCTGAGGATGATAACCTCCACTTTTTCCCCTGAGCGAAAAGGAATCCCTTTAATGGTAAGGGTACCATCCTGAGCAACAACAGTTTCAACTCGATAGGCTTGCATTTTCCCCTCCTTTATTCTTGTGGAAGAAAATCTCTCAAGAACCTGCCCGTATGCGATATCTCCGATTCGGCCACCTCCTCGGGGGTTCCACACGCCACCAGGTATCCGCCCTCATCTCCGCCCTCCGGCCCCAGATCTATGATGTAATCGGCGCACTTGATCACATCCATGTTGTGCTCTATCACGACTATCGTGTTCCCCTTGTCGGCCAACCGATTCAGCACGTCGAGCAGCTTCTTGACGTCGGCCGCGTGAAGACCGGTGGTGGGCTCATCCATTATGTAGAGTGTGCTTCCGGTATCCGGCTTTATAAGTTCCCTGGCGAGCTTCAACCTCTGTGCCTCCCCGCCGGAGAGCGTCGTCGCGGGCTGGCCCAAAGGCATATAATCCAGCCCGACATCGCACAGCACATCGAGTATCCTCCTGATCCTGGGGATATCCCTGAAGAACTCCCTCGCCTCAGCTACCGTCATCTTCAATACATCCGATATGTTCTTGCCCTTGTATTTGATCTCGAGTATCTCCCTCATGAACCCCGTCCCGCCACACACATCGCATTTGACCCACACATCCGGCAGGAACGGCATCGAGAAGAGGTTATACCCCTCGCCATCGCAGCTAGGGCATCTCCCGTACTCCAGGTTCGAGCTGAAGTATGATGCCGTGAACCCCATCGCCCTGGCGTCGGGCGTTTTAGCGAAGAGCGATCGTATGTGATCGAATACGCCCGTATAGGTCGCCGGGTTCGACCGAGGCGTCTCGCCTATCGGCTTTTGATTGATGCTTATCACCTTGTCTATCTCGCCCAGCCCATCCGCGCGGAGGCATTTCGGCTCCGCCGCCGGCAGTCCAAGATATCGGGCGACCGCCGGATAGAGAACCTCCTCCACAAGCGAGCTCTTGCCCGAGCCCGATACCCCCGTGATGCAGGTTATAACGCCCAGCGGTATATCGATATCTATATCCTTGAGGTTGTTGGCGTATGCCCCGATTATCCGTAGGAACCCCCTTGGAGACCTGCGCTTCTTGGGAACCTCTATGCGGAACCGGTTCGCCAGATATCTGCCCGTAAGGGATTCTTCGATCCTTCGAATATCCTGGACCTTCCCCTTTGCCACGATCCTTCCGCCGTTCCGGCCCGCCCCCGGGCCGAAGTCGACGATCAGATCCGAGCTGGAGATCACCTCTCTATCGTGTTCAACCGTTATGACGGTGTTGCCTAGATCGCGCAGTTTCCTCAGGGCCCTGAGCAGCCTTCCGGTATCCCGCATGTGCAGCCCTATGGTCGGCTCATCCAACACGTATATCACGCCGGTCAAACCGCTTCCCAACTGACTCGCCAGCCTTATCCTCTGTGCCTCTCCTCCCGATAGCGTCGGTCCCGGGCGATCCAGGGTCAGATAATGAAGTCCGATATCCACCAGGAAGGAGAGCCTGTTCCTTATCTCCCTCAGCAGCTCCTCGCCCACCTCGAGCCTGTCCTGGGGCAGCTTTAGATCCAGGAAGAACTGATAGAGATCGCCGATCGGCATTCGACATAGCTCCACTATGTTTTTCCCGCCTATGAGGACATATCTTGAGCTCTCCTTTATCCTCGCCCCCTGGCATTTCGGGCATACCTTCGAGTAGGAGGAATCGGTGAATCCCAGGCCCTCGCAATACGGACACATGCCCACGGGGCTATTGAAGGAGAAATCCTGAGGCCGAAGCTCGTCATAGCTTATCCCACATCTGGCACATGCCCTTAGGCTGCTGAAGGTCACCAGATCGGTCATGCCGTCCGGACCTTGCAGTTGAACCTTCATCTCGCCCTCGCCCATCTCAAGGGCGGTCTCAACCCCCTCGGATACCCTATCGCGCTGGTCCTCCCTCAGTATAAGACGGTCCACGACGATCGCCACGTCATGTTTGACCCTCCTGCTTATGTTCATCCTCTCCTCGATCGGGGAGATCTCGCCATCCATCCAGACGCGCACGAATCCGCCACGCTGAGCGCGCTTTAGCACATCGGCATATTCCTCGTTTTTGGCGAGTTTAACGGGAGCGAGGATGTAGATGCGGCTTTTAGGGGGAAGATCCATTATCCGATCGACGATCTGATCGACGGTCTGGGCGCCCACGGGCTGACCGCATTTGACGCAGTGTTGCACCCCGAATCGGGCGAAGAGAACTCTCAGGTAATCGTAGATTTCAGTGATGGTGCCCACCGTTGAGCGCGGGTTTTTGCTCGGCGCCTTTTGATCGATCGCTATCGCCGGTGCAAGTCCGTCTATGAAATCGACCTTAGGTTTATCCATTCCGCCGAGGAACTGGCGCGCATATGTGGATAGCGACTCCACGTATCTCCGCCTGCCCTCGGCATAGATCGTCTCAATCGCCATCGACGTCTTGCCCGATCCGCTGACGCCCGTGAAGGTGATGAGCTCATCGTGTGGCAGGGTGAGATCCACGTTTTTGAGGTTGTTCTGCTTCGCCCCCCTAACAAGTATCGCCCGTTCAGCGGGCAGGGATCTTATCGGCTCCTCCTCGATCTCCTCGACCATCGCCTTATGTTTGCCGAGGAGCACATCCCTGAGCACCTGGCCGGTGTATGAGCTTTTAACCCTCGCCACCTCCTCGGGAGTCCCGCATGCCACGACATATCCGCCCTCCTCACCCCCTTCAGGTCCCAGATCGATGACATAATCGGCGGTCTTGATGATCTCCATGTTGTGTTCGACGACGACCACCGTATTGCCCCTGTCAACGAGCGTGTGAAGCACGTTAAGCAGTTTTTGAACGTCGGCGAAGTGAAGCCCGGTCGTCGGCTCGTCCAATATGTAGAGCGTTCTCCCCGTTCCCCGCTTGCTCAGTTCCCTGGCGAGTTTCACCCTCTGCGCCTCTCCGCCGGAGAGGGTCGGCGCCGGCTGACCCAGCTTGATGTAATCGAGGCCGACGTCATACAGCGTCTGCAGATATTTCTTTATCCTGGGCACGTTTTCGAAGAACTTCAGCGCCTCCTCCACCGTCATATCCAGCACATCGGCTATGGATTTGCCGTTGTATTTCACCTGGAGGGTCTCCCTGTTGTATCTCCTTCCGTCACAGACCTCACACTTAACCCACACATCGGCGAGGAAATGCATCTCGATCCTCTTCATCCCATGGCCCTGACACGCCTCACACCTTCCACCTCTGACGTTGAAGCTGAACCTCCCGGGTTTATATCCACGGATCTTCGACTCGGGCAGCTCGGCATAAAAGCTCCTTATGGCGTCGAAGAGCTTGGTATATGTGGCGGGATTGGATCTGGGCGTGCGACCTATGGGGCTCTGATCGACCTCTATCACCTTGTCTATATGCTCTATGCCCTCGATCCGATCGTGTTCACCCGGAACGGTGTGGGCTCCCATCAGCCTCCGAGCGAGCGCCTTGTAGATTATATCGTTGACGAGGGAGCTCTTTCCGGAGCCCGATACTCCCGTGATGCAGGTGAAGGTTCCGAGCGGTATCTTAACAGTTATGTCCTTGAGGTTATTATGTCTTGCCCCGACGATCGTCAGCCACTTATCCGAGGGCTTTCGCCTTTGGGATGGTATGGGTATCTCAAGCTCGCCTCGCAGGTATTTGGCCGTGAGCGAGTTGGGACACTCCAGGATCTTGCCGGCCGGTCCGGCGAAGACGATCTCCCCTCCCTCCTGCCCGGGGCCGGGGCCGAAGTCGACTATGTAATCGGCGGATCGTATCGTCTCCTCGTCGTGTTCGACCACTATAACGGTGTTGCCCTGATCGCGGAGCTTTTTGAGGGCGTTTATAAGCTTCAGGTTATCCCGTTGATGAAGCCCTATAGTGGGTTCATCCAGGACATAAAGCACGTTGGTCAATCCCGCCCCTATCTGGCTTGCGAGCCTTATCCTCTGCGCCTCACCACCCGATAGGGTCGGCGATGACCTGTCCAGGGTCAGATAATGTAGGCCCACGTCCACCAGGAATCTGAGCCGCCCCTTTATCTCCTTAAGTATCTCCTCGGCTATCGTCCGCTCACGCTCCGTCAGCTCCAGGTTTTCAAAGAAATCCAGGCATTCATCCACCGTCATGGCGGTGATCTCATGGATCGCCTTCCCGCCCACCTTAACCCCTCTGGCCTCCGGACGCAGCCTCGATCCGTTACAGTCGGGACAGATGCTTTCGCTGATATATCCCCTCAGCTCCTCATCTTTGAATCTCCTGAGCTTGTTGATTATCCCCTTATACTCGACTATCTGCTTTATCCTCCTGCCCCATCCGATTCGTCTGGTGATCATGATCTTGACAGGGGCGCCGTAGAGGATGATGTCCCTGTGTTCCTGAGATAGGTTTTTCCATTTCTCGTCGAAGCTGAACTTGTAATATTTCGCCAGAGCCGTGAGCACCGCTTCCAATTGTGACTCGCCCTTAAACCTCAAAGGCCCTATCGGCTTGATGGCTCCCTGGGAGAGGGATTTTTCGGGATCTACGATCAGATGAGGCGAGATATCGTGTATCACCCCCAATCCCCTGCACTTCGGACACATCCCCTGAGGGCTGTTGAACGAGAAGAGCTGAGGGGAGGGTTTGCTATAGCTTATGCCGCAGTTGGGGCAGGTCATGGTCTTGCTGAACATCCTCTCCTCGCCGTCCTCGAAGAGCAGCACCGCCATGCCCTCGGAGAGGCCAAAGGCCGTCTCAAGCGATTCGGCCAGCCTTCCTCTCATCTCAGGGTTTTCCTTCTTCATAACGATCCTATCCACCACGATATCCACGTCATGACGCATCTGTTTGTTCAGCTTCGGAGGGTTCGACAGCTCGTATATCTCCCCGTCCACCCTCACCCTTACGAATCCGGCCTTCAGCGCATCTTTGAACTCGTCCTTGAACTCCCCTTTTTTAGATCTGGCCACGGGCGAGAGGATCATGAACCGCTGCCGATCCGGTATCTCATTCATGATCCTCTCGACGA is a window of Candidatus Poribacteria bacterium DNA encoding:
- the uvrA gene encoding excinuclease ABC subunit UvrA, whose translation is MSMDKIIVKGAREHNLKDVDLILPRNRFIVFTGVSGSGKSSMAFDTLYAEGQRRYIESLSAYARQFMGRIQKPDVESIEGLSPSISIDQKTTGSNPRSTVATMTEIHDYLRLLFAYVGKIYCYRCGALISDQSTDEIVERIMNEIPDRQRFMILSPVARSKKGEFKDEFKDALKAGFVRVRVDGEIYELSNPPKLNKQMRHDVDIVVDRIVMKKENPEMRGRLAESLETAFGLSEGMAVLLFEDGEERMFSKTMTCPNCGISYSKPSPQLFSFNSPQGMCPKCRGLGVIHDISPHLIVDPEKSLSQGAIKPIGPLRFKGESQLEAVLTALAKYYKFSFDEKWKNLSQEHRDIILYGAPVKIMITRRIGWGRRIKQIVEYKGIINKLRRFKDEELRGYISESICPDCNGSRLRPEARGVKVGGKAIHEITAMTVDECLDFFENLELTERERTIAEEILKEIKGRLRFLVDVGLHYLTLDRSSPTLSGGEAQRIRLASQIGAGLTNVLYVLDEPTIGLHQRDNLKLINALKKLRDQGNTVIVVEHDEETIRSADYIVDFGPGPGQEGGEIVFAGPAGKILECPNSLTAKYLRGELEIPIPSQRRKPSDKWLTIVGARHNNLKDITVKIPLGTFTCITGVSGSGKSSLVNDIIYKALARRLMGAHTVPGEHDRIEGIEHIDKVIEVDQSPIGRTPRSNPATYTKLFDAIRSFYAELPESKIRGYKPGRFSFNVRGGRCEACQGHGMKRIEMHFLADVWVKCEVCDGRRYNRETLQVKYNGKSIADVLDMTVEEALKFFENVPRIKKYLQTLYDVGLDYIKLGQPAPTLSGGEAQRVKLARELSKRGTGRTLYILDEPTTGLHFADVQKLLNVLHTLVDRGNTVVVVEHNMEIIKTADYVIDLGPEGGEEGGYVVACGTPEEVARVKSSYTGQVLRDVLLGKHKAMVEEIEEEPIRSLPAERAILVRGAKQNNLKNVDLTLPHDELITFTGVSGSGKTSMAIETIYAEGRRRYVESLSTYARQFLGGMDKPKVDFIDGLAPAIAIDQKAPSKNPRSTVGTITEIYDYLRVLFARFGVQHCVKCGQPVGAQTVDQIVDRIMDLPPKSRIYILAPVKLAKNEEYADVLKRAQRGGFVRVWMDGEISPIEERMNISRRVKHDVAIVVDRLILREDQRDRVSEGVETALEMGEGEMKVQLQGPDGMTDLVTFSSLRACARCGISYDELRPQDFSFNSPVGMCPYCEGLGFTDSSYSKVCPKCQGARIKESSRYVLIGGKNIVELCRMPIGDLYQFFLDLKLPQDRLEVGEELLREIRNRLSFLVDIGLHYLTLDRPGPTLSGGEAQRIRLASQLGSGLTGVIYVLDEPTIGLHMRDTGRLLRALRKLRDLGNTVITVEHDREVISSSDLIVDFGPGAGRNGGRIVAKGKVQDIRRIEESLTGRYLANRFRIEVPKKRRSPRGFLRIIGAYANNLKDIDIDIPLGVITCITGVSGSGKSSLVEEVLYPAVARYLGLPAAEPKCLRADGLGEIDKVISINQKPIGETPRSNPATYTGVFDHIRSLFAKTPDARAMGFTASYFSSNLEYGRCPSCDGEGYNLFSMPFLPDVWVKCDVCGGTGFMREILEIKYKGKNISDVLKMTVAEAREFFRDIPRIRRILDVLCDVGLDYMPLGQPATTLSGGEAQRLKLARELIKPDTGSTLYIMDEPTTGLHAADVKKLLDVLNRLADKGNTIVVIEHNMDVIKCADYIIDLGPEGGDEGGYLVACGTPEEVAESEISHTGRFLRDFLPQE